GCGTAGTGCGTATCTGGCGCAAAAACAGCGACCATCAGTCAATTCATATGCGTACCGTCTTCACCCCCTTTGATGGTGATGCGATGGAGACCACCGATTACAGCTGGCTGAATAACAATCTCACCAACGTGGAACGGCAGGTCGCGGGCAAGCAGCCGGATACCGTCACGCTGCGTTTCGATCAGCAAGGCAATCTCAATTTTATGCAGCGGCAGCTGGCCGGGCGACGTGAAGCCGTCAGCAGCGACAGCGTGGAACTGTACCGCTTCGATGCACAGCGCATGCTACAGCAGAGCAATGCGTTGCTGGATGGACGAGTGTTGCTGAGCCAGGGGCACTGGCTGGGCGGGATTCAGGTGCGAACCTGCGAAGGTAAAGTCATCAATGCGCCTTTCGATAGCAGCATGGTGGCAGCCCTGACCCAGCAACAGCAGCGCGATCCCGCGGTGTCGTTGATGGTGGCATGGCTGGAAGCGCCGGAAGGCGTACAGTTGCTCCATATCACCCCAACGGATGAATGCAGCTGGCAGCCGAAAGAGAGCGATTTCTGACGGGAATGAAGAAGGGGCACTGAGTGCCCCTGGTGATTATTTGCGGTTGATGGCGCGGTAGCCAATATCGTAGCGACAGAAACTGCCATCCCACGAGATAGGCTTAGCCAGCTCATAAGCGCGCTGCTGCGCGGCAGCCACATCTTCACCCAGCGCGGTGACGCACAGAACGCGTCCGCCATTGGTGACCACCAGATCATCTTTGAGCGTGGTACCTGCGTGGAACACCTTACCATCTGCAACTTCTTCCAGCGGCAGGCCATGAATCTGGTCGCCGGTGCTGTAGTCACCCGGATAACCGCCAGCCGCCAGCACCACACCCAGCGATGGGCGAGGATCCCATTGTGAGGTCTGCTGATCCAGTTTACCGTCACAGGCCGCCAGGCACAGCGCCACCAGATCGGACTGCAAACGCAGCATGATCGGCTGGGTTTCCGGATCGCCAAAGCGGCAGTTGAATTCGATCACCTTAGGCTGACCGGATTGATCAATCATCAACCCGGCATACAGAAAGCCGGTGTAAGTGTTGCCTTCGGCTTTCATGCCATTCACGGTTGGCCAGATGATCTGATCCATCACGCGCTGGTGGATCTCATCGGTCACCACCGGAGCCGGTGAATAAGCGCCCATACCGCCGGTATTCGGGCCGGTATCGCCATCACCCACACGTTTATGGTCCTGGCTGGTGGCCATGGGCAGCACGTTGTCGCCATCCACCATCACGATAAAGCTGGCTTCTTCGCCATCCAGGAACTCTTCAATGACGATGCGATGGCCGGCGTCGCCGAACGCGTTGCCTGCCAGCATATCCTGCACGGCATCTTCGGCTTCTTTCAGCGTCATCGCCACGATGACGCCTTTACCGGCAGCGAGACCGTCTGCTTTGATCACGATCGGTGCGCCTTTCTCGCGCAGGTACGCCAGCGCGGGCTCAACTTCGGTAAAGTTCTGATACTCAGCGGTTGGAATCTGCTGGCGGGCAAGGAAATCTTTGGTGAAGGCTTTGGAACCTTCCAGCTGTGCTGCCGCCTGCGTTGGGCCAAAAATTTTCAGACCTGCCGCGCGGAACGCATCCACCACCCCAATCACCAGCGGCGCTTCCGGGCCGACGATGGTCAGGTCAATGTTTTCCTGCTGAGCAAACGCCAGCAGCGCAGGAACATCGGTGGCACTGATTGCCACGTTCTGCAATGCCGGTTCCAGTGCGGTCCCCGCGTTGCCCGGTGCCACAAATACGGTTTCTGCCAGCGGAGACTGCGCAGCCTTCCACGCCAGGGCGTGTTCACGTCCGCCGTTACCAATCACTAAAATTTTCATCTGTAACGCTCCAAACGATTAATGGCGGAAATGACGCATGTCGGTAAAGATCATGGCGATGCCATGCTCATCGGCGGCGGCAATCACTTCATCATCGCGAATTGAACCACCCGGCTGGATGACGCAGGTGACACCGACTGAGGCGGCAGCATCAATACCATCGCGGAACGGGAAGAAGGCGTCAGAGGCCATAGCCGAACCTTTCACTTCCAGACCCTCATCACCGGCTTTGATACCGGCGATTTTCGCCGAGTAAACGCGGCTCATCTGGCCCGCGCCTATCCCGATAGTCATGTTGTCACGCGCATAGACGATGGCGTTGGATTTAACGAACTTCGCCACCTTCCAGCAGAACAACGCATCACGCAGTTCCTGTTCGGTCGGCTGGCGCTTGCTGACTACGCGCAACTGGCTGGCATCGACCATACCGAGATCGCGATCCTGCACCAGTAAACCGCCGTTAACGCGTTTGAAATCCAGCCCGGCAACGCGGCTCTGCCACTGACCACACACCAGCACGCGAACGTTCTGTTTGCTGGCGGTCACTTTCAGCGCGGCTTCGGTGGCTGACGGGGCAATGATCACTTCGACAAACTGACGACTGATGATGGCCTGAGCCGTCGCTTCGTCCAGCTCACGGTTGAAGGCAATGATGCCGCCAAACGCAGAAGTCGGATCGGTTTTATAAGCACGCTCGTAGGCATCCAGAATGGAATCGCCTACCGCCACACCACAGGGGTTGGCATGTTTCACAATCACGCAAGCGGCTTCGCTGAACTCTTTCACACATTCCAGCGCGGCATCAGTATCGGCGATGTTGTTGTAGGAAAGCGCTTTACCCTGTACCTGCTGTGCCGTCGCCACTGAGGCTTCCGCGACACTTTCTTCTATATAGAAAGCTGCATCCTGATGGCTGTTCTCGCCATAACGCATATCCTGTTTCTTAATGAAGTTAAGGTTCAGGGTACGTGGGAAGCGGCCTGCTGGCTCTTTGCTCTCGCCATGATAAGCCGGTACCAGGCTACCGAAGTAGTTGGCAATCATGCTGTCGTAGGCGGCGGTGTGTTCGAAAGCTTTGATCGCCAGATCGAAACGGGTTGCCAGCGTCAGGGAGTTCTCATTGGCATCCAGCTCCGCAATGATGGCGCTGTAGTCGCTGCTCTTCACCACAATGGCGACGTCTTTGTGGTTCTTCGCGGCAGAGCGCACCATGGTCGGGCCGCCGATATCGATGTTTTCCACCGCATCTTCCAGCGTACAACCCGGTTTTGCGACCGTCTGGGCAAAGGGGTAAAGGTTAACGACCACCATGTCGATGGGGCTGATAGCGTGCTGCGCCATGATGGCATCATCCTGGCCGCGACGACCGAGAATACCGCCATGCACTTTCGGGTGCAGCGTTTTGACGCGTCCATCCATCATTTCCGGAAAACCGGTGTAGTCAGACACTTCAGTGACTGGCAGGCCCGCATCTGCCAGCAGGCGAGCAGTACCACCTGTGGAGAGCAGCTCAACACCACGGCTGGAGAGTGCCTGAGCAAATTCGAGGATACCGGCTTTGTCTGAGACACTCAGCAGAGCGCGGCGTACAGGACGACGTTGTTGCATGGTGGTTTTATCCCTTGGCTTTGTTTCGCGTAAATAAGAGCGTTACATCAAGCTTAGCGTTTCTCTTCTATATAGAAGAAGCGGCTTGCTTCAGGTAACGCCCCAAAAGGGGCATCCTTGACGTCGCGGGGCATTGTAGCGAAAACGTTTGCGCGATGCTCGACTAAATTCATTTACCCGTCAGGATGTGGATAACTTTGTGTGTAAGTGGGTATAAGGCGGGGTTTTGCTGTGGAATGCAGCGAACGGTTGTTTTTATTGAAATTAGCGGTTGCGCATGCCGAACAACTCCCTATAATGCGCCTCCATCGACACGGCACAACGGCTTACGAAATGCGGTGTTGAGAGAGAAGTTCTGAAGGAACTCTCGCCGGGGAAAATCGCTGAAAAAAGTGATTGACTCTGAAGGAGGAAAGCGTAATATACGCCACCTCGCGACAGACGGTTAACCCGCTGCTCGCACTGCTCTTTAACAATTTATCAGACAATCTGTGTGGGCACTCGCAGGATTGATATCAAAAGTCTACGGACTTAAAAAATATCAAGTCTCAAGAGTGAACACGTAATTCATTACGAAGTTTAATTCTTTGTAGCATCAAACTTAAATTGAAGAGTTTGATCATGGCTCAGATTGAACGCTGGCGGCAGGACCTAACACATGCAAGTCGAACCTAGCTAGCTAGGAATTTGCCTGGCGGCTGTAGCGCGGTGGTCCCACCTGACCCCATGCCGAACTCAGAAGTGAAACGCCGTAGCGCCGATGGTAGTGTGGGGTCTCCCCATGCGAGAGTAGGGAACTGCCAGGCATCAATTTTAGTGTGCTGATATGGCTCAGTTGGTAGAGCGCACCCTTGGTAAGGGTGAGGTCCCCAGTTCGACTCTGGGTATCAGCACCAGTTATGGCATGAGTTCGGATTCAAAAGAATTTGCCTGGCGGCTGTAGCGCGGTGGTCCCACCTGACCCCATGCCGAACTCAGAAGTGAAACGCCGTAGCGCCGATGGTAGTGTGGGGTCTCCCCATGCGAGAGTAGGGAACTGCCAGGCATCAATTAAGTGAAGAAGCCCTGAACGAAAGTTCAGGGCTTTTTTACGTCTGAAAATCAGGAAAACTCACGGATGCATAACAGCACGATGAATCGCGCTGTTATAGATAGCCGGTTTTAGAAGGTTAAACTCGCGGTGATTCCCCCAACAAAAGCATCTTTGACGCTGCTATCCGCGCCTGGTGCGGCAACGTATTGAAGATTAGGGCGCAGTGACAACCACTGACGGACGTTCCAGGCATAGTAGAGTTCATAATCGTATTCTGAACCTCTGATTACCGGCAGATAAGTGGCGTCATTGACGCTCTGTACACCATTTTCTTCATTTTCCCGCTCCAGCATGCGGCTATAGGCTGAATTCACATGTAGCCGGGCCATTCCTAAGCCAATTTCATCCTGTGGACGAGCAGCAAAAAGCCCTTTCCAGGTCAATGCAACGGTCTGAGTATCATCAAGCTTTGAGGTCCGTTTATCGTGCATCACCTGGCTAAGCGTTAACGATAAGCCACGATGGTTGTCATGCTG
This genomic stretch from Pantoea cypripedii harbors:
- the purD gene encoding phosphoribosylamine--glycine ligase encodes the protein MKILVIGNGGREHALAWKAAQSPLAETVFVAPGNAGTALEPALQNVAISATDVPALLAFAQQENIDLTIVGPEAPLVIGVVDAFRAAGLKIFGPTQAAAQLEGSKAFTKDFLARQQIPTAEYQNFTEVEPALAYLREKGAPIVIKADGLAAGKGVIVAMTLKEAEDAVQDMLAGNAFGDAGHRIVIEEFLDGEEASFIVMVDGDNVLPMATSQDHKRVGDGDTGPNTGGMGAYSPAPVVTDEIHQRVMDQIIWPTVNGMKAEGNTYTGFLYAGLMIDQSGQPKVIEFNCRFGDPETQPIMLRLQSDLVALCLAACDGKLDQQTSQWDPRPSLGVVLAAGGYPGDYSTGDQIHGLPLEEVADGKVFHAGTTLKDDLVVTNGGRVLCVTALGEDVAAAQQRAYELAKPISWDGSFCRYDIGYRAINRK
- a CDS encoding DUF1481 domain-containing protein, which codes for MLNLLHQRVCALLCGALLVGCSSTPDLPAFTASGYLADRGVVRIWRKNSDHQSIHMRTVFTPFDGDAMETTDYSWLNNNLTNVERQVAGKQPDTVTLRFDQQGNLNFMQRQLAGRREAVSSDSVELYRFDAQRMLQQSNALLDGRVLLSQGHWLGGIQVRTCEGKVINAPFDSSMVAALTQQQQRDPAVSLMVAWLEAPEGVQLLHITPTDECSWQPKESDF
- the purH gene encoding bifunctional phosphoribosylaminoimidazolecarboxamide formyltransferase/IMP cyclohydrolase — translated: MQQRRPVRRALLSVSDKAGILEFAQALSSRGVELLSTGGTARLLADAGLPVTEVSDYTGFPEMMDGRVKTLHPKVHGGILGRRGQDDAIMAQHAISPIDMVVVNLYPFAQTVAKPGCTLEDAVENIDIGGPTMVRSAAKNHKDVAIVVKSSDYSAIIAELDANENSLTLATRFDLAIKAFEHTAAYDSMIANYFGSLVPAYHGESKEPAGRFPRTLNLNFIKKQDMRYGENSHQDAAFYIEESVAEASVATAQQVQGKALSYNNIADTDAALECVKEFSEAACVIVKHANPCGVAVGDSILDAYERAYKTDPTSAFGGIIAFNRELDEATAQAIISRQFVEVIIAPSATEAALKVTASKQNVRVLVCGQWQSRVAGLDFKRVNGGLLVQDRDLGMVDASQLRVVSKRQPTEQELRDALFCWKVAKFVKSNAIVYARDNMTIGIGAGQMSRVYSAKIAGIKAGDEGLEVKGSAMASDAFFPFRDGIDAAASVGVTCVIQPGGSIRDDEVIAAADEHGIAMIFTDMRHFRH